From Xiphophorus maculatus strain JP 163 A chromosome 12, X_maculatus-5.0-male, whole genome shotgun sequence, the proteins below share one genomic window:
- the ikbkb gene encoding inhibitor of nuclear factor kappa-B kinase subunit beta, with amino-acid sequence MNRVPLQQPQTCGPWELKERLGTGGFGNVTRWQNKDTEEQIALKQCRQELSERNKERWSLEIQIMKRLDHVNVVAAREVPQGMQKLVATNDLPLLAMEYCQGGDLRKYLNVLENCCGMREGSILILLRDISSALTYLHSKRIIHRDLKPENIVLQQGEKRLIHKIIDLGYAKELDQSSLCTSFVGTLQYLAPELIERQKYTVSVDYWSFGTLVFECITGFRPFLPTWQPVPWHNKVRLKNDNDIVVYENLSGDIRFSKNLPQPNNLNSLLSERLEKWLQLMLKWSPKERGKDPNNTPSDCFHQLESILQLKLVHVLNMMSAKILIYAISDDETVANLQLRIEKDTNIPAANQELLLEAGLVLEPNALASQSAVDYMEVDGRRTDYTLVFLFDCSSCTYEPQFSPRILPENIRFIQKDPRIPLPYSHLRRTCGQVWHTIRSLKEDWQRLQQGQKAAIMSLLRHNSTLSKQKIEMVSMYQRLTAKLDFFNTSLHIDMDKYNEQTATGIASEKLLSVWREMEQIALSCGQAQVTELEEEMMKLQPDIVDVQRQPWRSGETLDTLEGKAMELFRKLREKPRDQRIPGDGTEAARLMVQAVQFYEKKLRDFYTVLSKTAMCRHRVMELLPKVEEVVQKLAESEQVLMGLQEKRQKELWDLLKIACSKVRSPVSGSPDGLRTPSSVPPLLTPRNSLQQQDESLVEESRTFEGRLQSLLHETIQESESSMEMLKEWTWLRGEQSFSSDLS; translated from the exons GACACAGAGGAGCAGATCGCTTTAAAGCAGTGCCGACAAGAGCTGAGCGAAAGAAACAAAGAGCGCTGGAGTCTGGAGATCCAGATTATGAAGAG GTTGGATCATGTGAACGTGGTCGCTGCGCGGGAAGTTCCTCAGGGGATGCAGAAACTGGTGGCCACCAACGACCTGCCGCTGCTCGCCATGGAGTACTGTCAGGGTGGAGATCTGAGAAAG TATCTGAACGTCCTGGAGAACTGCTGTGGAATGAGGGAGGGATCCATTCTGATTCTCTTGCGGGACATTT CTTCAGCTCTAACCTACCTCCACAGCAAGAGGATCATCCACAGAGACCTGAAACCAGAGAATATTGTGCTGCAGCAGGGGGAGAAGAGG CTCATCCATAAAATCATAGATCTCGGCTATGCTAAGGAGTTGGACCAGAGCAGCCTCTGCACATCGTTTGTGGGAACACTGCAGTACTTG GCTCCAGAGCTTATTGAGAGGCAGAAGTACACGGTCTCTGTGGACTACTGGAGCTTCGGCACACTGGTGTTCGAGTGCATCACTGGATTTCGGCCATTCTTACCAACCTGGCAACCTGTTCCCTG GCACAACAAAGTCAGGCTGAAGAACGACAACGACATTGTAGTTTACGAGAACCTCTCTGGGGACATCCGCTTCTCCAAAAACCTGCCCCAGCCCAACAACCTCAACAG CCTGTTATCAGAGAGGCTGGAAAAGTGGCTCCAGCTCATGTTAAAATGGTCGCCAAAGGAGAGAGGCAAAGACCCCAATAACACGCCCAGCGACTGCTTCCACCAGCTGGAGTCCATACTGCAACTCAAG CTGGTTCATGTCCTGAACATGATGTCTGCTAAAATCCTGATATACGCCATCTCGGACGACGAGACGGTAGCCAACCTTCAGCTGAGGATTGAAAAAGACACCAACATCcctgcagccaatcaggagctgctgctggaagcGGGGCTGGTCCTGGAGCCAAACGCGCTCGCCTCTCAGTCCGCTGTAGATTACATG GAGGTAGATGGACGACGAACAGACTACactcttgttttcttgtttgattGCTCCTCTTGCACGTATGAGCCCCAGTTTAGTCCTCGGATACTTCCAGAAAATATCCGCTTCATCC AAAAAGATCCCAGGATCCCTCTTCCATACAGCCACCTGAGGAGGACTTGCGGCCAAGTATGGCACACCATCCGCTCCCTGAAGGAAGACTGGCAGCGGCTGCAGCAAGGCCAGAAAGCTGCCAT CATGAGCCTCCTGCGGCACAACTCCACTTTGTCCAAACAGAAGATTGAGATGGTTTCCATGTACCAGCGGCTGACAGCCAAGCTGGATTTCTTCAACACCAGCCTTCACATCGACATGGACAAGTACAATGAGCAGACGGCCACAGGGATCG cgtCGGAGAAACTTCTGAGTGTTTGGAGGGAAATGGAGCAAATTGCCCTGAGCTGTGGTCAG gcCCAGGTGACCGAACTGGAAGAGGAGATGATGAAGCTGCAGCCAGACATCGTGGATGTGCAGAGGCAGCCGTGGAGGAGCGGCGAGACTTTGGACACACT GGAAGGAAAAGCCATGGAATTGTTCCGCAAACTCAGAGAAAAACCCAGAG ACCAGCGGATTCCAGGAGACGGCACAGAGGCGGCCCGTCTGATGGTTCAGGCGGTGCAGTTCTACGAGAAGAAACTCAGAGATTTCTACACAGTCCTCAG taaGACTGCAATGTGTCGCCATCGTGTGATGGAGCTGCTGCCGAAGGTGGAGGAAGTGGTTCAGAAGTTGGCCGAGAGCGAACAGGTCCTGATGGGTCTGCAGGAGAAACGACAGAAGGAGCTTTGGGACCTGCTGAAAATCGCCTGT aGCAAAGTTCGAAGCCCTGTTAGCGGGAGCCCTGATGGACTCCGGACGCCTTCATCCGTTCCTCCTCTGTTAACCCCTAGAAACAGCTTGCAGCAGCA GGATGAGTCTCTAGTGGAGGAGAGCAGGACGTTCGAGGGTCGCCTTCAGAGTTTACTGCATGAAACTATCCAGGAGTCAGAGAGCAGCATGGAG aTGCTGAAGGAATGGACTTGGCTGCGAGGAGAGCAGAGCTTCTCCAGCGACCTCTCCTGA
- the enkd1 gene encoding enkurin domain-containing protein 1, with protein sequence MCEGPSTISGPIPPDPSLLPQYYKRPASARGCLEGHQKGSLALQLGPLAPDPVLYPESYSARLPSRRPRVGPNATYILERGQKGVVGDLLRLEGLSITPVPKQKQKVHDFSKDNVRRLREIQRRCKEQEAERIHAGPVPVKALWTSSKYQNVPSRLMAQLEVSSLPVKPQCQTFLKAHSKGGSSTPPRPSPVAFQRPASSSSTQDLDLMVQGHTIDFVKYNARAARKTTLRRSQSLTNLRDKPVPSAVKGQVPQYLEERKKQWQKEEEERKRNAPDPRVPAGHMTLPDSDRQQTLKSLKDTHCSLVSELLSLPLRSDGLSVRTRRAQLDCRLSEIEEAIKIFSRDRVYVKVDS encoded by the exons ATGTGTGAGGGACCTTCCACAATATCTGGGCCAATCCCCCCAGATCCCTCCCTGCTCCCTCAGTACTACAAACGACCTGCTTCGG cTCGTGGTTGTTTAGAAGGACACCAGAAAGGGAGCTTGGCCCTTCAACTGGGTCCTCTTGCTCCAGATCCTGTGTTGTACCCAGAAAGCTACAGCGCTCGCTTACCATCCCGCCGGCCCCGCGTTGGCCCTAATGCCACTTATATTCTGGAACGTGGACAAAAAGGAGTTGTGGGAGACTTACTAAGACTAGAGGGGTTATCCATAACCCCTGTTCCCAAACAGA AGCAGAAAGTACATGACTTTAGTAAGGATAATGTACGTCGACTCCGAGAGATCCAGAGACGCTGCAAAGAGCAGGAAGCTGAGAGAATTCATGCCGGCCCTGTCCCAGTCAAAGCTCTGTGGACCTCCTCAAAATATCAGAACGTCCCATCCAGGCTGATGGCTCAGTTAGAG GTTTCTAGCCTGCCTGTTAAACCTCAGTGTCAAACGTTTCTAAAGGCCCACTCTAAAGGCGGCTCCTCCACTCCACCAAGACCTTCGCCTGTGGCTTTCCAGCGCCCagcctcctccagctccacaCAAGACCTGGACTTAATG GTGCAAGGTCATACCATAGACTTTGTGAAATATAATGCGCGGGCTGCAAGAAAAACTACCCTTCGTCGATCCCAGTCACTGACAAACCTCAGGGATAAGCCTGTCCCCAGCGCAGTCAAGGGCCAAGTGCCTCAATA TcttgaggaaagaaagaagcagtggcaaaaagaggaggaggagaggaagaggaatgcGCCTGATCCTAGGGTCCCAGCTGGTCACATGACATTGCCTGACAGCGATAGACAGCAGACACTGAAGTCCCTGAAAGACA CCCACTGCTCATTGGTGTCGGAGCTGCTCTCCCTCCCGCTAAGGTCTGATGGTCTGAGCGTTCGCACACGTCGGGCTCAGCTTGACTGTAGACTCTCTGAGATTGAAGAGGCCATAAAGATTTTCTCCAGGGATAGAGTTTATGTTAAAGTTGATTCCTAA
- the vdac3 gene encoding voltage-dependent anion-selective channel protein 3 isoform X1 has product MEEKVGIVVLQEEKTETGVQAENKDVCVACEHHAPEGHGTMVVPPAYSDLGKAAKDIFNKGYGYGVMKLDIKTKSQNGIEFIYSGFSNTDTGKSGAHLESKCKVNNLGLSFNQKWISDNTLSMDITMEDQLATGLKLGLDTMFVSSTGKKSGKVKSGYKRNHMNLGCDLDLDRAGPTVHTAAVLAFSGWVGGYQMVYETAKSKTTKYSVTFGYQGSDFQAHAHLNDSTEFGASIYHKANKNLEAAVNLAWTAGSNNTRFGIGTKYQLDKDSSLSAKVTNAGVVGLGYTHTLRPGVNITLSAMINGKSVSSGGHKVGMAFEVEA; this is encoded by the exons ATGGAAGAGAAAGTGGGGATTGTggtgctgcaggaggagaagaCAGAAACGGGTGTGCAGGCAGAAAACAAAGATGTCTGTGTGGCATGTGAGCACCACGCCCCTGAGGGTCACG GAACAATGGTTGTCCCCCCGGCGTACTCAGACTTGGGAAAAGCTGCCAAAGATATCTTCAACAAAGGCTACG GCTATGGAGTTATGAAGCTGGATATCAAGACCAAGTCTCAGAATGGGATT GAGTTTATCTACTCGGGCTTCAGCAACACAGACACAGGGAAGTCAGGAGCCCACCTGGAGTCAAAGTGCAAAGTGAACAATCTGGGTCTCAGTTTCAACCAGAAATGGATCTCAGACAACACTCTGTCCATGGACATCACCATGGAGGACCAG CTGGCTACAGGGCTAAAGCTCGGATTGGATACAATGTTTGTTTCCAGCACCGG CAAGAAGAGTGGCAAAGTGAAGAGCGGATACAAGCGGAACCACATGAACCTGGGTTGCGACCTGGACCTTGACAGAGCCGGTCCCACCGTCCACACGGCCGCTGTGCTGGCCTTCAGCGGCTGGGTCGGCGGCTACCAGATGGTCTATGAGACCGCCAAGTCTAAAACGACTAAATACAGCGTTACCTTTGGATACCAGGGCTCTGACTTCCAGGCGCACGCCCATTT GAATGACAGTACAGAGTTTGGGGCCTCCATTTACCACAAGGCGAACAAGAACTTGGAGGCAGCAGTGAACCTGGCCTGGACAGCAGGAAGCAACAACACACGGTTTGGGATTGGAACCAAATACCAGCTGGACAAGGACTCCTCCCTGTCT GCAAAAGTCACCAATGCCGGCGTCGTTGGGCTTGGATACACACATACCCTCAGGCCAG GAGTGAATATCACCCTCTCTGCGATGATCAATGGGAAGAGCGTCAGCTCCGGCGGACACAAAGTCGGCATGGCGTTCGAGGTGGAAGCGTAA
- the vdac3 gene encoding voltage-dependent anion-selective channel protein 3 isoform X2 has product MVVPPAYSDLGKAAKDIFNKGYGYGVMKLDIKTKSQNGIEFIYSGFSNTDTGKSGAHLESKCKVNNLGLSFNQKWISDNTLSMDITMEDQLATGLKLGLDTMFVSSTGKKSGKVKSGYKRNHMNLGCDLDLDRAGPTVHTAAVLAFSGWVGGYQMVYETAKSKTTKYSVTFGYQGSDFQAHAHLNDSTEFGASIYHKANKNLEAAVNLAWTAGSNNTRFGIGTKYQLDKDSSLSAKVTNAGVVGLGYTHTLRPGVNITLSAMINGKSVSSGGHKVGMAFEVEA; this is encoded by the exons ATGGTTGTCCCCCCGGCGTACTCAGACTTGGGAAAAGCTGCCAAAGATATCTTCAACAAAGGCTACG GCTATGGAGTTATGAAGCTGGATATCAAGACCAAGTCTCAGAATGGGATT GAGTTTATCTACTCGGGCTTCAGCAACACAGACACAGGGAAGTCAGGAGCCCACCTGGAGTCAAAGTGCAAAGTGAACAATCTGGGTCTCAGTTTCAACCAGAAATGGATCTCAGACAACACTCTGTCCATGGACATCACCATGGAGGACCAG CTGGCTACAGGGCTAAAGCTCGGATTGGATACAATGTTTGTTTCCAGCACCGG CAAGAAGAGTGGCAAAGTGAAGAGCGGATACAAGCGGAACCACATGAACCTGGGTTGCGACCTGGACCTTGACAGAGCCGGTCCCACCGTCCACACGGCCGCTGTGCTGGCCTTCAGCGGCTGGGTCGGCGGCTACCAGATGGTCTATGAGACCGCCAAGTCTAAAACGACTAAATACAGCGTTACCTTTGGATACCAGGGCTCTGACTTCCAGGCGCACGCCCATTT GAATGACAGTACAGAGTTTGGGGCCTCCATTTACCACAAGGCGAACAAGAACTTGGAGGCAGCAGTGAACCTGGCCTGGACAGCAGGAAGCAACAACACACGGTTTGGGATTGGAACCAAATACCAGCTGGACAAGGACTCCTCCCTGTCT GCAAAAGTCACCAATGCCGGCGTCGTTGGGCTTGGATACACACATACCCTCAGGCCAG GAGTGAATATCACCCTCTCTGCGATGATCAATGGGAAGAGCGTCAGCTCCGGCGGACACAAAGTCGGCATGGCGTTCGAGGTGGAAGCGTAA